One segment of Nocardioides sp. QY071 DNA contains the following:
- a CDS encoding NAD(P)/FAD-dependent oxidoreductase: MQDLTTLDVEVDLEAVRALYRREREKRIHPDGSAQYRPMADELAHFVDDPYTPRVEREPVHDHVEVAVLGGGFGGLLLGARLREAGVEDLRLVEQGGDFGGTWYWNRYPGAACDTEAYIYLPLLEEVGYVPTEKYVKGPEIFEHSRRIARHFDLYRSALLQTRVTDVSWDETAGLWTIETDRGDRFTAKYVCMTTGAMSKPKLPGVPGIEDFEGRAFHTTRWDYDYTGGAPTGGLSGLADKRVAVVGTGATGIQAIPHVAASAQHTYVVQRTPSSVNVRANRPTDPAWAAALEPGWQRERMRNFSLYVSGGDAETDLVNDGWTAIYRLRALGSGVLDERLDYLKMEEIRARVDAVVKDPRTAAGLKPYYRALCKRPCFHDEYLDAFNRPNVTLLDTEGRGLERVTRTGIVVNGEEHPVDCIIFASGFTSGGPFARRLGYDVHGPDGLALSEKFKSGISTLFGMQTHGFPNFFLVAPSQVGVSSNQTHVLDVQARHIAKIVAEARSRGADTVEATQEAEDQWVRTVIDASRADLEFLSSCTPGYYNNEGNPVLEIFRRNGAYSPGIVAFDDLLDDWHATGLFEGLAFK; the protein is encoded by the coding sequence GTGCAGGACCTGACCACCCTCGACGTCGAGGTCGACCTGGAGGCTGTGCGCGCGCTCTACCGGCGCGAGCGCGAGAAGCGCATCCACCCCGACGGCAGTGCCCAGTACCGGCCGATGGCCGACGAGCTCGCCCACTTCGTCGACGACCCCTACACCCCGCGCGTCGAGCGCGAGCCGGTGCACGACCACGTCGAGGTGGCCGTGCTGGGCGGCGGGTTCGGCGGACTCCTCCTCGGTGCGCGGCTGCGCGAGGCCGGGGTCGAGGACCTGCGCCTGGTCGAGCAGGGCGGCGACTTCGGCGGCACCTGGTACTGGAACCGCTACCCCGGCGCGGCCTGTGACACCGAGGCCTACATCTACCTGCCGCTGCTCGAGGAGGTCGGCTACGTGCCGACCGAGAAGTACGTCAAGGGCCCCGAGATCTTCGAGCACTCCCGGCGCATCGCGCGGCACTTCGACCTCTACCGCAGCGCTCTGCTCCAGACCCGGGTGACCGACGTGAGCTGGGACGAGACCGCGGGGCTGTGGACCATCGAGACCGACCGCGGCGACAGGTTCACCGCGAAATACGTGTGCATGACGACCGGCGCGATGAGCAAGCCGAAGCTGCCCGGCGTCCCCGGCATCGAGGACTTCGAGGGCCGCGCCTTCCACACCACCCGCTGGGATTACGACTACACCGGCGGCGCGCCCACCGGCGGGCTGAGCGGCCTGGCCGACAAGCGGGTCGCCGTCGTCGGCACCGGCGCCACCGGGATCCAGGCGATCCCCCACGTTGCCGCCAGCGCGCAGCACACCTACGTCGTCCAGCGCACCCCCTCGTCGGTCAACGTGCGGGCCAACCGCCCCACCGACCCAGCGTGGGCGGCCGCCCTCGAGCCGGGCTGGCAGCGCGAGCGGATGCGAAACTTCTCCCTCTACGTCTCCGGCGGCGACGCCGAGACCGACCTCGTCAACGACGGCTGGACCGCGATCTACCGGCTGCGCGCCCTCGGCAGCGGAGTCCTCGACGAGCGCCTCGACTACCTGAAGATGGAAGAGATCCGCGCCCGGGTCGACGCCGTCGTGAAGGACCCCAGGACCGCCGCCGGGCTCAAGCCCTACTACCGAGCCCTGTGCAAGCGGCCCTGCTTCCACGACGAGTACCTCGACGCCTTCAACCGGCCCAACGTCACGCTGCTCGACACCGAGGGACGCGGCCTCGAGCGGGTGACCCGCACCGGGATCGTCGTCAACGGCGAGGAGCACCCCGTCGACTGCATCATCTTCGCCAGCGGGTTCACCAGCGGCGGCCCGTTCGCCCGACGCCTCGGCTACGACGTCCACGGTCCCGACGGCCTCGCGCTGAGCGAGAAGTTCAAGTCCGGGATCTCGACGCTGTTCGGCATGCAGACCCACGGGTTCCCGAACTTCTTCCTGGTCGCGCCCTCGCAGGTCGGCGTCAGCTCCAACCAGACCCACGTGCTCGACGTCCAGGCCCGGCACATCGCCAAGATCGTCGCCGAGGCCCGCAGCCGCGGCGCCGACACGGTGGAGGCCACCCAAGAGGCGGAGGACCAGTGGGTCCGCACCGTCATCGACGCCTCGCGTGCCGACCTGGAGTTCCTCAGCTCCTGCACGCCCGGCTACTACAACAACGAGGGCAACCCGGTGCTGGAGATCTTCCGCCGCAACGGCGCCTACTCCCCCGGGATCGTCGCCTTCGACGACCTGCTCGACGACTGGCACGCCACCGGCCTCTTCGAGGGCCTCGCCTTCAAGTAG
- a CDS encoding nitroreductase family protein translates to MDALEAIETCRSIRRLRPDPVPQELLVDLVRYATCAPSAGNSQHWRFLVVTGEEERRWFRDMLVEALGVRLAWVPEEGDTSSAARNQRMYRSFILDFDKIPAFVLTTIENAFPSREAPDPQFMWSSVYAATQNLLLAARALGLGAAMTTNHKENEPAVRAYFAIPDDVGIGATVPIGYPVGRYGPLTRRPVEEVVNWGRWDRWEAPVAD, encoded by the coding sequence ATGGACGCCCTGGAGGCGATCGAGACCTGTCGCTCGATCAGGAGGCTGCGCCCCGACCCGGTGCCGCAGGAGCTGCTGGTGGACCTGGTCCGCTATGCGACCTGCGCGCCGAGCGCGGGCAACTCCCAGCACTGGCGGTTCCTCGTGGTGACGGGGGAGGAGGAGCGCCGCTGGTTCCGCGACATGCTCGTCGAGGCCCTCGGTGTGCGCCTGGCGTGGGTGCCCGAGGAGGGCGACACGTCGTCGGCGGCGCGCAACCAGCGGATGTACCGCTCCTTCATCCTCGACTTCGACAAGATCCCGGCCTTCGTCCTGACGACGATCGAGAACGCCTTCCCGAGCCGAGAGGCGCCCGATCCCCAGTTCATGTGGTCCTCGGTGTACGCCGCGACCCAGAACCTGCTGCTGGCGGCGCGTGCGCTCGGGTTGGGTGCGGCGATGACGACCAACCACAAGGAGAACGAGCCGGCGGTGCGGGCCTACTTCGCCATCCCGGATGACGTCGGCATTGGGGCGACCGTGCCGATCGGCTATCCGGTCGGTCGCTACGGCCCGCTCACCCGCCGTCCGGTCGAGGAGGTCGTGAACTGGGGGCGCTGGGACCGCTGGGAGGCACCGGTCGCCGACTGA
- a CDS encoding aldehyde dehydrogenase family protein, translating to MSEYPMTVDGRPHATSDAFDVHNPATGELVGRAPAAARADLDAAMASAARAQPAWSRDEGERRRILRALAEEVRGAVDEIAPVLTAEQGKPLREARGEVLATARWCDYYADLETPVEVIQDDPQAHVEVRRRALGVVAAITPWNYPLTLAAWKIAPALAAGNTMVLKPSPYTPLSSLVLGTVMARVLPAGVLNVVTGSDELGPWMTEHAVPRKISFTGSVATGRRVALAAAGDLKRVTLEMGGNDPAILLDDVDVDAVADRLFWGAFRNSGQVCTAIKRVYAPTAIYERVVDALADRARSVRLGDGSDEASELGPVNNRPQLERVAGLVDDALAHGGLAVAGGRRRDGAGYFYEPTIVRGVEDGVRLVDEEQFGPALPVVAYDDVDDALRRANGTPFGLSASVWSDDAGRAGEVAAQIECGTAWVNTHLVLAPHQPFGGAKWSSIGVENGRWGLEQFSELQVLHTARG from the coding sequence TTGTCCGAGTACCCCATGACCGTCGACGGACGGCCGCACGCCACGAGCGACGCGTTCGACGTGCACAACCCTGCGACCGGCGAGCTCGTCGGCCGCGCGCCGGCCGCCGCCCGCGCCGACCTGGACGCCGCGATGGCATCCGCCGCCCGAGCCCAGCCGGCCTGGTCGCGCGACGAGGGCGAGCGACGCCGGATCCTCCGGGCTCTCGCCGAGGAGGTGCGCGGCGCGGTCGACGAGATCGCGCCGGTGCTCACCGCTGAGCAGGGCAAGCCGCTGCGCGAGGCCCGCGGCGAGGTGCTGGCCACCGCCCGGTGGTGCGACTACTACGCCGACCTCGAGACCCCGGTCGAGGTGATCCAGGACGACCCCCAGGCCCACGTCGAGGTCCGCCGCCGTGCCCTCGGCGTGGTCGCCGCGATCACGCCGTGGAACTACCCGCTGACACTCGCCGCCTGGAAGATCGCGCCGGCGCTCGCGGCCGGCAACACGATGGTGCTCAAGCCCTCGCCGTACACCCCGCTGTCGAGCCTGGTCCTCGGCACGGTGATGGCACGCGTGCTGCCGGCCGGGGTCCTCAACGTCGTCACCGGGTCCGACGAGCTGGGCCCCTGGATGACCGAGCACGCCGTGCCTCGCAAGATCTCGTTCACCGGCTCGGTCGCCACCGGGCGGCGGGTGGCGCTGGCCGCGGCCGGCGACCTCAAGCGGGTCACCTTGGAGATGGGCGGCAACGACCCGGCGATCCTGCTCGACGACGTCGACGTCGACGCCGTCGCGGACCGGCTGTTCTGGGGCGCCTTCCGCAACAGCGGCCAGGTCTGCACCGCCATCAAGCGCGTCTATGCCCCGACGGCGATCTACGAGCGCGTTGTCGACGCACTGGCCGACCGCGCCCGGTCGGTGCGCCTGGGCGACGGCAGCGACGAGGCGTCCGAGCTGGGACCGGTCAACAACCGGCCGCAGCTCGAGCGGGTCGCGGGGCTGGTCGACGACGCGCTGGCCCACGGCGGTCTCGCCGTGGCCGGAGGAAGGCGCCGCGACGGCGCCGGCTACTTCTACGAGCCGACCATCGTGCGCGGCGTCGAGGACGGCGTCCGCCTCGTCGACGAGGAGCAGTTCGGCCCGGCCCTGCCTGTGGTGGCGTACGACGACGTGGATGACGCGCTCCGACGGGCCAACGGGACCCCCTTCGGCCTCTCGGCGTCGGTCTGGAGCGACGACGCGGGGCGCGCCGGCGAGGTCGCCGCGCAGATCGAGTGCGGCACCGCCTGGGTCAACACCCACCTCGTGCTCGCCCCGCACCAGCCGTTCGGCGGCGCCAAGTGGAGCAGCATCGGCGTGGAGAACGGCCGTTGGGGCCTCGAGCAGTTCAGCGAGCTCCAGGTCCTCCACACCGCACGCGGATGA
- a CDS encoding helix-turn-helix domain-containing protein produces the protein MNSGTGVNRPYHSPARTEAAQRTRAAIVRAATTLFTTAGYGATSVADVAREAGVARATVFNSVGQKPALLRAAYHAAVVGDEGDPRPAREGPLGERARRADTSAEVLDVYATVLVEVFEAVSPLHACLVTSASESPELRGYLAELDRERHRGAANMVALASERGSLAPGLTPERAADIAWVFSNPQLWQQLHGERGWTSNELTDWLRRTLKEQLLGST, from the coding sequence ATGAACTCCGGCACGGGTGTCAACCGCCCCTACCACTCCCCCGCGCGCACCGAGGCCGCCCAGCGGACCCGGGCCGCGATCGTCCGGGCGGCGACCACGCTGTTCACGACGGCCGGATACGGCGCCACCTCGGTGGCCGACGTGGCGCGCGAGGCCGGCGTGGCCCGGGCGACGGTCTTCAACTCGGTCGGCCAGAAGCCCGCCCTGCTCCGGGCGGCGTACCACGCGGCGGTGGTCGGCGACGAGGGCGACCCACGCCCGGCCCGCGAGGGCCCGCTCGGCGAACGGGCACGCCGGGCCGACACCTCCGCCGAGGTGCTCGACGTCTACGCGACCGTCCTGGTCGAGGTGTTCGAGGCCGTCAGCCCGCTCCACGCGTGCCTGGTGACCTCCGCCTCGGAGTCGCCCGAGCTGCGTGGGTACCTCGCCGAGCTCGACCGCGAGCGCCACCGGGGAGCAGCCAACATGGTCGCGCTGGCCTCCGAGCGCGGCTCCCTGGCTCCGGGCCTGACGCCGGAGCGAGCCGCCGACATCGCCTGGGTCTTCAGCAATCCCCAGCTGTGGCAGCAGCTGCACGGCGAGCGCGGCTGGACCAGCAACGAGCTCACCGACTGGCTGCGGCGCACCCTCAAGGAGCAGCTGCTCGGGAGCACCTGA
- a CDS encoding TetR/AcrR family transcriptional regulator — protein MTKIHNQEQLIQAAEKVFLEKGYAAARIEDIGNELGVLQGSLYYHVGSKAGLLRLVLRHRFLQMAERIDEISAGPGTARERMLAAATEQLKYHSPQLPDLPQWFNSARGPKATAKEIKADEKMVQRFRTALEDIFRDGIAKGEVRPDVEPETATLAVLGMCNFVARWYGDAHHLSAEEIAADQVSLLWAGVAV, from the coding sequence GTGACCAAGATCCACAACCAGGAACAGTTGATCCAGGCCGCCGAGAAGGTCTTCCTCGAGAAGGGCTACGCCGCCGCACGGATCGAGGACATCGGCAACGAGCTCGGCGTCCTCCAGGGCAGTCTCTACTACCACGTCGGCAGCAAGGCCGGCCTGCTCCGCCTCGTGCTGCGTCACCGCTTCCTCCAGATGGCCGAGCGGATCGACGAGATCTCCGCCGGCCCCGGCACCGCACGCGAGCGGATGCTGGCCGCGGCCACCGAGCAGCTCAAGTACCACAGCCCCCAGCTGCCCGACCTGCCCCAGTGGTTCAACAGCGCCCGCGGCCCCAAGGCGACCGCCAAGGAGATCAAGGCCGACGAGAAGATGGTCCAGCGCTTCCGCACCGCGCTGGAGGACATCTTCCGCGACGGGATCGCCAAGGGCGAGGTCCGCCCCGACGTGGAGCCGGAGACCGCGACCCTGGCCGTGCTCGGAATGTGCAACTTCGTCGCCCGCTGGTACGGCGACGCCCACCACCTCTCGGCGGAGGAGATCGCCGCCGACCAGGTCAGCCTGCTGTGGGCCGGTGTCGCGGTCTAG
- a CDS encoding acyl-CoA dehydrogenase family protein has protein sequence MTLTTHPPAADQLLARLREQVGSPEFGERVVAADQDGRMALGNVDVLRALGITGMPLDRSLGPEGPSVRLMIEVMETLGAVDPSTAVALNMHWVGARTLSRLPSFPRRDEALAAIAAHEATICGAFSNPSAEVDSRRARLSCRIEGDEVVLNGRAGFGSMSEAATYAMLGGMVEDSDPDDPQMVMTVGRLGEPGLVLHRNWSAMGMRGTGSNDIECRDLRIPLADCLVVPISSVQEGRGIDPAIVAFGVTAIWLGLSQAAVDFTVDHVTHRYGYMAEGTFNPTTAAYRADEAWAQLGLGNLDHWVGTGRVLLQAMADRIDAGEDVPAPDLVRTLFHLRRMAEEVALGVMKICGAHGYVTAQPLERMVRDLFGGVVMAWKTDQLQLTLGVGTLGRPIRFTGPAGS, from the coding sequence ATGACTCTTACCACCCATCCCCCCGCCGCGGACCAGCTGCTGGCCCGGCTCCGCGAACAGGTCGGTTCGCCCGAGTTCGGCGAGCGCGTGGTCGCCGCCGACCAGGATGGCCGGATGGCGCTGGGCAATGTCGACGTGCTGCGTGCGCTCGGCATCACCGGGATGCCCCTCGACCGCAGCCTCGGGCCCGAGGGCCCGTCGGTGCGGCTCATGATCGAGGTGATGGAGACCCTCGGCGCCGTCGATCCCTCGACCGCGGTCGCGCTCAACATGCACTGGGTGGGCGCCCGGACACTGAGCCGGCTGCCGTCGTTCCCGCGTCGTGACGAGGCCCTGGCCGCGATCGCCGCGCACGAGGCCACCATCTGCGGCGCGTTCTCCAACCCCTCGGCCGAGGTCGACTCGCGCCGCGCGCGGCTCAGCTGTCGCATCGAGGGCGACGAGGTCGTCCTCAACGGCCGCGCCGGCTTCGGCTCGATGAGCGAGGCCGCGACGTACGCCATGCTCGGCGGGATGGTCGAGGACAGCGACCCCGACGACCCGCAGATGGTGATGACGGTCGGGCGTCTCGGCGAGCCCGGCCTGGTGCTGCACCGCAACTGGAGCGCCATGGGCATGCGGGGGACCGGGAGCAACGACATCGAGTGCCGGGACCTGCGGATCCCGCTCGCCGACTGCCTGGTCGTCCCGATCAGCTCGGTGCAGGAGGGGCGGGGGATCGACCCGGCGATCGTCGCCTTCGGCGTCACGGCGATCTGGCTGGGCCTCTCGCAGGCCGCTGTGGACTTCACCGTCGACCACGTGACCCATCGCTACGGCTACATGGCCGAGGGCACCTTCAACCCCACGACCGCGGCCTACCGGGCCGACGAGGCCTGGGCCCAGCTCGGGCTCGGGAACCTCGACCACTGGGTCGGCACCGGCCGGGTCCTCCTGCAGGCCATGGCCGACCGGATCGACGCGGGGGAGGACGTGCCCGCCCCCGACCTGGTCCGGACCCTGTTCCACCTGCGCCGGATGGCCGAGGAGGTCGCGCTCGGCGTGATGAAGATCTGCGGGGCCCACGGCTACGTCACGGCGCAGCCGCTGGAGCGGATGGTGCGCGACCTGTTCGGCGGCGTCGTGATGGCGTGGAAGACCGACCAGCTGCAGCTGACCCTCGGCGTCGGCACGCTCGGCCGCCCGATCCGGTTCACCGGACCGGCCGGCTCGTAG
- a CDS encoding flavin reductase family protein — MQTHTLAADSLRTAYSAFPTGVVAVCGIDRTGAPAGMAISSFVPISLDPPLVGISLQKSSRTWPGLRSIPVLGISVLSAHHADVARRLAAKEGDRFAGLATSVTDRGAVLIDGAAATFECRLVEEVEAGDHVIAMLGLEVVRSDSAAAPLLFHLSRFVELGLPESV; from the coding sequence ATGCAGACCCACACCTTGGCCGCCGACTCCCTGCGGACCGCGTACTCCGCCTTCCCGACCGGCGTGGTCGCCGTGTGCGGCATCGACCGCACCGGCGCTCCCGCCGGCATGGCGATCAGCTCCTTCGTCCCGATCTCCCTCGACCCGCCGCTGGTCGGCATCAGCCTCCAGAAGTCGTCGCGGACCTGGCCGGGCCTGCGTTCCATCCCGGTCCTCGGGATCAGCGTGTTGAGCGCTCACCACGCGGACGTCGCCCGCCGGCTGGCGGCCAAGGAGGGGGATCGCTTCGCGGGTCTCGCCACCTCGGTCACCGACCGTGGCGCGGTGCTGATCGACGGCGCGGCCGCCACCTTCGAGTGTCGCCTGGTCGAGGAGGTGGAGGCCGGCGACCATGTGATCGCGATGCTCGGCCTGGAGGTCGTGCGTTCCGACAGCGCTGCCGCGCCGCTGCTGTTCCACCTCAGCCGCTTCGTCGAGCTGGGGCTGCCCGAGTCGGTGTGA